Proteins from a genomic interval of Kitasatospora herbaricolor:
- a CDS encoding electron transfer flavoprotein subunit beta/FixA family protein, translated as MSLRIVVCVKYVPDATGDRRFADDRTTDREGVDGLLSELDEYGVEQALRIAEAHGDAEVTVLTVGPDDAKDALRKALSMGADKAVHVNDDDIHGTDVIGTSAIIAKALERTGFDLVVGGMASTDGTMGVLPALLAERLGVPQLTLLSEVAVEGTTVRGRRDGDAATEQVEAQLPAVVSVTDQSGEARYPSFKGIMAAKKKPVQSFDLDDLGIDAEEVGLAGAWTAVEAVTARPARTAGTVVKDEGEGGKALAAYLAEQKFI; from the coding sequence GTGAGCTTGAGGATCGTTGTCTGTGTGAAGTACGTGCCCGACGCGACCGGTGACCGGCGCTTCGCGGACGACCGCACCACCGACCGGGAGGGCGTCGACGGCCTCCTGTCGGAGTTGGACGAGTACGGCGTGGAGCAGGCGCTGCGGATCGCGGAGGCGCACGGCGACGCCGAGGTGACGGTGCTGACGGTGGGCCCGGACGACGCGAAGGACGCGCTGCGCAAGGCCCTGTCGATGGGCGCCGACAAGGCCGTCCACGTGAACGACGACGACATCCACGGCACCGACGTGATCGGCACCTCGGCGATCATCGCGAAGGCGCTGGAGCGGACCGGTTTCGACCTGGTGGTCGGCGGCATGGCCTCCACCGACGGCACCATGGGCGTGCTGCCCGCGCTGCTCGCCGAGCGCCTGGGCGTGCCGCAGCTGACCCTGCTGTCCGAGGTCGCCGTCGAGGGCACCACGGTCAGGGGCCGGCGCGACGGGGACGCCGCCACCGAGCAGGTCGAGGCGCAGCTGCCCGCCGTCGTCTCGGTGACCGACCAGTCCGGCGAGGCCCGCTACCCCTCCTTCAAGGGCATCATGGCCGCGAAGAAGAAGCCGGTGCAGTCCTTCGACCTGGACGACCTGGGCATCGACGCCGAGGAGGTCGGCCTGGCCGGCGCCTGGACCGCGGTGGAGGCCGTCACGGCCCGCCCCGCGCGCACCGCCGGCACCGTCGTCAAGGACGAGGGCGAGGGCGGCAAGGCGCTCGCCGCCTACCTCGCCGAGCAGAAGTTCATCTGA